Within the bacterium genome, the region GCGTCCTCGGCTCTGGTGGGGCAGCACATCTCGATGTAGGTAGTGGTGCCTCCCACCAGAGCCGCCTGACTGGCGGTGGTGTGCGTATCCTTGCTGAATGTCCCCATGAAGGGGAGGTAGGCGTGGACATGGGGGTCAATGAAACCGGGAAACACGTACTGCCCGCCGGCATCCACCACCTCGGTACCAGGAGGGACCTCGAGGTTCTTCCCGATGCGCGTGATCGTCTCGTCCTCAACGTAGATATCGGCCCGATAGCGCGAATCAGCCGTGAGGATCTCTCCGTTCTTGACAAGCAGCGGCATGTGATCACCCCACAGGTGCCCTGTCCTGACACCTTCTGCGCCGCAGAGGACCGGTCCTTTCCTTGGAGCAAAAAGACCGGATAGACGAGGCGGCCGCCATCAGGCGGCCGCCTCACACTATCAACCGGCAGGAATCGAAACCGGCCCGTCTAGCTCTTTATGCCCCGCTCCTCGGGCGTCCCAGGCAGCAGGTTGTCCAGGATAAGCCCGAATATCGCGGCCACCGCCATGCCGGTGGACCCGATGATGTTGATCATATCGGCCAGCCACGGTGCCCAGGCGATGGCCACCCTCCTGGCCTCGAAGCCCATCTCCGGCACGCCGCCGAAGTAGGCCGGCAGGCTCAGGCCCATGAAGAGAGAGAACCCGATGATCAGCAGATTCCGGTCGCTGCGCAGATCTGCCCGGGCCACCTGCTGCACGCCGATCGCGGCGATAAGACCGAACAGCGCGCAGTACATCGCGCCCACGACCGGCCGGGGCAGCGTCGCGACCAGCGCCCCGAACTTGGCGAAGATCCCAAAGAAGATGAGGATGAACGCCCCGATGGTCACCACGTATCGGCTGGCCACACGCGTGATACCGATCAGGCCGATGTTCTCGGAGTAGCTGGTGCTGGAGAAGCCACCGAAGATCCCCGTGAAGAAGCAGCCCACACCCTCGGCGCGGATGCCACGACTGATCGTCTGCTCGCTCGGGTCTGGGAGCCGGCTCATGTACGATACCGAGTGGTAGTCGCCGAACGACTCAATCATCGAGGCCAGATAGCTGGCCAGGATGGCCAGGAAGAATGCCAGGCTGAACTTGGGCCATCCCCACGGGAAGATCCAGCCGACCCCCTCGCCCCACGGCGGCCGGAACCACGGCGACGCCGCTACCCCTGCCAGGTTGACATAGGCCGGGTGCTTGGGATCGAACGTCCCGATTGAGCTGAAGAGGAGGGAGACACCCCAACCAATGGCCGCTGCCAGCAGAATGGGAAACAGCCGGAACACGAGACTGGTACGGGACAGGAACTGCGAGAACCAGAAGATACAGATGATCACCAGCGCGGAGATGGGCCAGAACAGACCGGCCATCGGCGCGCCAACCTTGAACAGCGCCAGTCCGATCAGCATGATCACCGGCCCGATCACCACCGGGCTGATGTACCGGCGCAGCTTACCGACCCAGCCGAACTGGCCGACCGCCGCCTCGACTACCGCGCCGCTCATGATGGCGCCGGCGATGTACTGCATGACGGTAGCAGGACCGGCACCCTTGTGCGCGCCTATGATCGCGAAGAACGGTCCGAGGAACGAGAACGAAACGCCCTGCACGATCGGGAGCCGGGTCCCCCAGTGTACCTGCAGCAGGGTCACGAGACCGGAGGCCAGCATGACGGCGCCGATCAGCGTCGCGATCTGGTGCGCGTTCATCCCCATTGCCGGTCCCAAGAGTAGCGGGACGGACACAGTTGCCCCAAACATAGTCAGAACATGTTGGGCGCCCAGGAAGAAGGCTCTGCCAAACGGGCGGGGGATGTCGTCAACGCTGTAGATGAGATCCCCTCTTCGCACTTCCGCTGCCATCCATTCGCCTCCCTTCGTGGTCAGAATCCGCCCATTCCGACTTTCCCATCCACCCCCTCTCCATCAGGAATTGCAGAAGCCACACAGGAATCGTGCAACCGTTCGACGCTGCGCAGGAGTTCCCTGCTGATCTAGCTCTCGGCCTCCGGTGATGCCCGGTCCTGACGCCCGGCCCCCCTGCGCCGCGGCAGCCTGCGCTCCAGCATCTCCAGCGCATCCTGCACCTCTCCTACCACCACCTCTCGCCAGTAGGCGCCCACGCGCCCGATCTGCCGGTACTTGTGGTAGCGCCGGCGCAGCAACCTGTCCGTGGACTGGTGGCGAAGGGCGCCCAGCGCCACGCGAAGGTGCCGGCGCACGGATTCGGCAGCGGCATCAGGATCGGCGTGCGCCCCGCCGGGCGGCTCCGGCACGATCTCGTCAATCACTCCCAGCTTCAGCAGGTCGGGCGCCGTCAGCTTGAGCGCGGCCGCGAGATCCTCGGCACGCGTAACGTCCCTGTAGAGGATGGCGGATGCACCCTCGGGCGAGATGACCGAGAAGTACGCGTGCTCCAGCATCATCACCCGGTCGCCCACCGCCAGCGCCAGCGCGCCGCCGCTGCCGCCTTCACCGATGACCACCGCCACGATCGGCGTGGGCAGAAGCGCCATCGCCTGCAGGTCGTGGGCCAGTGCCTGGGCGATCCCCCGTTGCTCGGCCTCGTACCCCGGGTAAGCGCCCGGGGTGTCAATCAGGGTCACCAGCGGCAGGCGGAACTTGGCGGCCAGGTTCATGAGGCGTAGCGCCTCGCGGTAGCCTTCGGGGTAGGCCATACCCCGGCGGCGCGCGGACGCCTCTTCCGGGGTGGCGCCGCGCTCCTGACCGATCACGACCACGGTCTGGCCGTCGAGCTCGCCCAGCCCGCCGACAATCGCCGGGTCGTCGCCGAACTGGCGGTCTCCATGCAGCTCGACGAATCGGGAGAACAGGCGCCGTATGTAGAACAACGCGGTCGGGCGATCCGGCCGTCGGGCGACCTGGACGATCTCCCAGGCCGGCCGATCTGCTGCCCGGGTTGTGGCGCGGGCAGGCAGGCGGCCCGCGGCCCGGCGCGCGGGAGGAGGCCTCCGCATGTGGTGCACCAGGCCTGAGACCACCTCGCGCAGTGCGCGCCGGTCAACCAGCATATCCACCATGCCTCCGGCGAAGAGCCGCTCGGCGCGGTGCGATCCCGGAGGCAGGGTCTCGCCGATCGTTGCCTCGATGACGCGCGGCCCTATGAACCCGATCTGCGCCCCGGGCTCCGCGACCAGCACGTCGCCCAGAGAGGCGAAGCTCGCGGCCACGCCCCCAAACGTGGGGTGGGCGAGCACCGAGATGTGAGCCAGTCCGGCGGCGTGATGGTGCCCGCGCGCCGCCGCGGTTTTGGCCATCTGCATCAGGGAAAGCATCCCTTCCTGCATCCGGGCGCCGCCGCTGGACGTGACAGACACCACCGGCCAGCGGCGCCGGGTGGCGACCTCGAACGCGTCGGCGATCTTCTCGCCAACCACCGAGCCCATCGTCCCTCCGAGAAACGCGAAATCGAAAACAGCCAGGACCACCGGCAGCCCGTCTATCCGGGCAACCCCGGTCACCACCGCCTCGCGCAGTCCGGTCTGCTTGCGGGCATCGAGCAGCCGCGCCCGGTAGGCGCGCTGATCCGTGAACTTGAGCGGGTCCACCGACACCAGGCCGCGGGTAAGTTCCTTGAACGTCCGCGGGTCGGCCAGGGCCTCGATCCGGTCGCGGGCCGGCATGGAGAGGTGCCACCCGCACGAGGGGCACAGCCACAGGGCAGACCGCAGCGTGCCGAGGGCGGTCTCGGTCTGACATTCCGGACAGCGTTCGGTTTCAGCCATGGCGCGGCCTCTCTGGACTGGGGATCCTAGATTGCGCCGGCGCGGCGCATGCCTTCAACCGCCTCGGCGTCGTAGCCCAGCTCCGCCAGGATTGCGGCGGTGTGCTCTCCCAGCACCGGCGGCGGCGAAACAATGCGCCCCGGGGTCGCCGAGAGTTTCACCGGAACGCCTGTCTGCCTGATCCGACCGGCTCGCGGGTGATCCATCTCCACCACCATGGCCCTGTGTTGCACCTGGGGGTCGCTGAAGAGGTCCGAGAGCAGGTAGATGGGGCCGCAGGGCACCCCGGCCTCCTCGAGCATGGCCACCCAGTCGGCTGTCGCGCGAGCGGCGAAGAGTTCCTCCAGGCGCGCGATCAGCACGTCCCGGTGCGCCACGCGGTCCGGATTGGCGCGAAACCGGGGATCGTCGGCCATCTCCGGAGCCCCTACCGCAACCACGAACCGGCCCCAGATCGCCTCGCTGCCCACGGCTACGTTGACGTACCCATCCCGCGTCCGAAACGCCTGGTAGGGAACGATGGACGGGTGCGCGCTGCCCAGGCGCTTCGGGTTCTCGCCGGTGGCGAAGTAGTGGCCGGCCTGGTAGGTCATCCATGCCACCTGGCCGTCCAGCATGGAAACGTCCACCAGTTGGCCCCTTCCGGTGCGGTCGCGCACGCGCAGCGCCGCCAGGATTCCGTAGGCCGCAAACATGCCGGCGGCGATGTCGGTCACGGCGACCCCCACCTTCACCGGCGGCCCACCCTCCTCACCGGTGATGCCCATCAGGCCGCCCATGCCCTGGAGGATGAGGTCGTAGGCCGTGCGCTCGCGGTAGGGACCGTCCTGCCCGAACCCAGAGATGGAGCAGTAGACCAAGCCGGGATTCAGCGTGCGCACGGCGGGATAGGCGAACCCCAGGCGCTCCATGATGCCGGGGCGAAAGTTCTCCACCAGCACGTCCGCCCGCGCGATGAGCCGGCCCAGCACCTGTTGACCCTCGGGCGTCTTCAAGTCCAGGGTGAGGCTCTCCTTGTTGCGGTTGATACCCAGGAAGTAGGCGCTTTCACCGGCGATGAACGGAGGTCCCCACCCTCGGGTATCATCTCCGCCGGTGGGGACCTCGATCTTGATCACGCGGGCGCCGAAATCGCCCAGCATGAGGGTGCAGTACGGCCCGGCCAGCGCCCGGGTCAGGTCAACGACCAGGAGGCCTTCCAGGGGAGTCTTCATCAGCAGCGGGCGCCCGCTTCGTCTTCTACGCTTCCACAAACCCCACGAAACGGCAGAACGCCGCCTCGCCACCCTTGAACCGGAACGGGAAGCAGCCCACCCAGACGCGCTGGTTAAGGATCAGGTCAATGTCCCCGCCCACGTTCTCGATGTGGAACACGCCCTTGGGGAAGAGCCGGGTGTGCGTGGCCTGGTAGTCCTTCGGCCAGGGGAACGCCTGGTCCATCGTCATGCCGATCTTGGCCTCTACCTCGGGGATCAGGTCGCGGCGGGCGTCACGCACCTTGGTGTTGAACGGGTGATCGGTCGAGATGGCGTCCACGGCCATCCAGCGGATCCCGCGATCGAGCACCCAGTCGCAGAACTCGGCCTGCGGCCCGGGATGGCGCAGGAACGCCCGGGGCAGGTCGGCCCGGGCGTCGGCGTGCTGCTTCTTGGTGTGCTCGGACCAGTCCTCGTTGTAGTAGGCGTGATAGCCGGTGTGGATGACCAGGATGTCGCCGCGCTCGATCTTGGTGTTGTACTTCTTCTCCCACTGCTCGAAGTGCTTCGGGCCGTAGATCTCGTAGTCGCCAATCCCAAACTGCGCCAGGTCCACGATGCACGCTGGGCCCACAAGGGCGCCGATCGGGATCCCTGCCACGTCCGGCCCCGGGTCGTTGAAGTGCAGCGGCGCGTCGAGGTGCGTGGCGATGTGGTTGGTCGAGCTGATGTGCTGGGCGTTCACGCCCTCGAAGGCCATCTTCTTGACCCACTTGATGGTGGGACCTTCGTAGTAGGCAAAGGGCGGCGAATCCACGCTGAAGTTCTGCGAAAGATCCAGGACCCGTGCTTTTGACAGATCAAACGACTTCATCCGTTCACCTCCATCTGGGGCTTCTCAGTCCGTCGGTTGGTTCTTCGGCGGCGGCGGCGCCATGCCTGCTGCGCCCCGGCCGGAATCTGAAGGGAAACAACGCCGCCGCGGGTAATCCGTAGCCATCACGGCGCCGGTGGCGGGCGTGCACGCCCCGGCCGCGGGGCGCAGTTCCCGAGGTGAGCGCTTTGGACCTCATCATCAGGCAGGCAACGGTCGCGGGCGCGGCGCAACCCATGGACATCGGCATCCGCGGTGAGTGGATCGCGCGGATCGGCCCCGCGATCGAGGAGACCTCGCCCCACGAGATTGACGCCGCCGGCCGAATGGTCACTCCGTCGCTGGTCGAGACGCACGTCCATCTCGACGCCGCACTTACCGTGGGCCAGCCCCGCCACAACCTCACCGGCTCGCTGTTCGAGGGGATCGAGATCTGGAGCGAGCGGGTCAAGACGCTCACGCGCGAGGACGTGATCCGCCGGGCGGACCAGGCCATTCGCTGGATGCTGGCCTGCGGCGTTACCCACATCCGCACGCACGTGGATGTGTGCGATCCGGCGCTGGTGGCCCTGGGGGCGCTGCTCGAGGTCCGCGAGGCCTGGCGGGGTGTGGTCACGATCCAGATAGTGGCCTTCCCGCAGCAGGGCATCTACTCGTTCCCTGACGGCGAGGCGCTGATGGTCCAAGCGCTGGATCTCGGGGCAGACGTGGTGGGGGGCATCCCGCACTACGAGTGGACGCGCGAGTACGGCGAGCGCGACGTCAAGACCGTGCTGCGCCTGGCCGCGGAGCGTGGGCTGCGGGCCGACCTGCACTGCGACGAGACCGACGACGACCAGAGTCGGTTCCTCGAGGTGGTGGCGGCCGAGACCATCCGGCTGGGCCTACAGGGCCGCGTGACAGCCGGCCACGCCACCGCGATGCACTCCTACAACAACGCCTATGCCCACCGCTTGATCCGCTGGATACGGCAGGCAGGCGTGCACATCGTCACCAATCCCCTCGACAACTCGGTATTGCAGGGCCGGTTCGATGCCTACCCCATCCGGCGCGGGTTCACGCGGGTCAAGGAGTTGCTGGCCGGGGGTATCAACGTGTGCATAGGGCACGACTCGATCATGGATCCCTGGTACCCGCTTGGGACCGGCGATCCCATGCAGGCGTGCTTCGTGATGGCGCACTACGGGCAGATGTCGGGATACGAGGAGGTGCGCGCCCTCCTGGAGATGGTGACGACGCGCGCGGCCGCCTGCTTCGGGCTGGACCAGTACGGCCTGGCCGAGGGCTGCGGGGCCGACCTGGTGGTGTGGGACGCGCCGACGCCCGAGGACGCCGTGCGGCGCATCGCCCCACGCCTGGCGGTCATCTCGCGCGGCCGGGTGGTGGCGCGGACGACACCGGCCCGGTCAGAGGTTATCCTGCGCGGGACCCCAGAGGCGGTCACATTTCAGCCATGACCGGCAGCGCACCAGGGGTCAGGTTAGTCCCCTTCTGCGGCCATCCGGACCACCGGCTCCACAAGGCGAGGACCGCTCCTGATGCGGACAGGCCTGACGCCCTTTGCCGGCCTACCTGACCTGGTAACCGGACGGACTTCCAGATCGTATCCTGCTGCCCCGTACACCTGCGCCAGCTTTTCCAGCCCAGGCAGCACCTTACCCCTCTCAATCTTTGCAAGCTCAGGCGGCGACATCCCGGCCGAGGTGGCGGCTTCCCGCTGCGTCAATCCGCACCGCCTGCGCAGTTCAATCAACTGCCGGGCAATCTCGTACTCTGGAGCCAGCCGCTCGAATGCGGCCCTAAACCCGGGATCGACCAGTTCCCTCTCAAGCCAGTACCGCCAGCTCACGCTCGGGGGTACCTTCCGCACGCGCCTCACTCATGTCACCTCGCAGCACTTCTCGCTCGCCAGTCTCGTTTGCGCGCCTTTGCAGTCCTTAGATCGTGGTCCGGTATTTCCCGTCCGCCCTTCGCCAGTCCATGGAGGACGACGAATCTGTGTCCCTGGGCCACGGAGTAGAGCATTCGCCTATCGCTCCCCACTGCCCGCATCTCCCAGATGCCTTGGCCCGCAGGAGCCACATGTGGCCTGCCTACATCCAGACCGTACTCCTCAAGCAACCGAGCTACATGAGCAAATCGCGCCTGAACCTCCTTCGGCTGACGGCTCAGCCACTCCTCGGCAGGCCTGCGGCCGGACGGTGTCCGGTAGAACTCCACCGTCCATTTCACGATGCTCCTCCCGAGTGTAGGGGCAAGAAGAGATTAGCAAATAAGCTAATTCAGGGCAAGCGCTGGCGTTGGGGCTCTTGATAGCGTGTCACCATCAAGCATCGGCACATCCCAGGAGGATTTGCGGTGTCAGGCCGAT harbors:
- a CDS encoding acetyl-CoA carboxylase carboxyltransferase subunit alpha; the protein is MAETERCPECQTETALGTLRSALWLCPSCGWHLSMPARDRIEALADPRTFKELTRGLVSVDPLKFTDQRAYRARLLDARKQTGLREAVVTGVARIDGLPVVLAVFDFAFLGGTMGSVVGEKIADAFEVATRRRWPVVSVTSSGGARMQEGMLSLMQMAKTAAARGHHHAAGLAHISVLAHPTFGGVAASFASLGDVLVAEPGAQIGFIGPRVIEATIGETLPPGSHRAERLFAGGMVDMLVDRRALREVVSGLVHHMRRPPPARRAAGRLPARATTRAADRPAWEIVQVARRPDRPTALFYIRRLFSRFVELHGDRQFGDDPAIVGGLGELDGQTVVVIGQERGATPEEASARRRGMAYPEGYREALRLMNLAAKFRLPLVTLIDTPGAYPGYEAEQRGIAQALAHDLQAMALLPTPIVAVVIGEGGSGGALALAVGDRVMMLEHAYFSVISPEGASAILYRDVTRAEDLAAALKLTAPDLLKLGVIDEIVPEPPGGAHADPDAAAESVRRHLRVALGALRHQSTDRLLRRRYHKYRQIGRVGAYWREVVVGEVQDALEMLERRLPRRRGAGRQDRASPEAES
- a CDS encoding cytosine deaminase — its product is MSALDLIIRQATVAGAAQPMDIGIRGEWIARIGPAIEETSPHEIDAAGRMVTPSLVETHVHLDAALTVGQPRHNLTGSLFEGIEIWSERVKTLTREDVIRRADQAIRWMLACGVTHIRTHVDVCDPALVALGALLEVREAWRGVVTIQIVAFPQQGIYSFPDGEALMVQALDLGADVVGGIPHYEWTREYGERDVKTVLRLAAERGLRADLHCDETDDDQSRFLEVVAAETIRLGLQGRVTAGHATAMHSYNNAYAHRLIRWIRQAGVHIVTNPLDNSVLQGRFDAYPIRRGFTRVKELLAGGINVCIGHDSIMDPWYPLGTGDPMQACFVMAHYGQMSGYEEVRALLEMVTTRAAACFGLDQYGLAEGCGADLVVWDAPTPEDAVRRIAPRLAVISRGRVVARTTPARSEVILRGTPEAVTFQP
- a CDS encoding cyclase family protein produces the protein MKSFDLSKARVLDLSQNFSVDSPPFAYYEGPTIKWVKKMAFEGVNAQHISSTNHIATHLDAPLHFNDPGPDVAGIPIGALVGPACIVDLAQFGIGDYEIYGPKHFEQWEKKYNTKIERGDILVIHTGYHAYYNEDWSEHTKKQHADARADLPRAFLRHPGPQAEFCDWVLDRGIRWMAVDAISTDHPFNTKVRDARRDLIPEVEAKIGMTMDQAFPWPKDYQATHTRLFPKGVFHIENVGGDIDLILNQRVWVGCFPFRFKGGEAAFCRFVGFVEA
- a CDS encoding solute carrier family 23 protein, with product MAAEVRRGDLIYSVDDIPRPFGRAFFLGAQHVLTMFGATVSVPLLLGPAMGMNAHQIATLIGAVMLASGLVTLLQVHWGTRLPIVQGVSFSFLGPFFAIIGAHKGAGPATVMQYIAGAIMSGAVVEAAVGQFGWVGKLRRYISPVVIGPVIMLIGLALFKVGAPMAGLFWPISALVIICIFWFSQFLSRTSLVFRLFPILLAAAIGWGVSLLFSSIGTFDPKHPAYVNLAGVAASPWFRPPWGEGVGWIFPWGWPKFSLAFFLAILASYLASMIESFGDYHSVSYMSRLPDPSEQTISRGIRAEGVGCFFTGIFGGFSSTSYSENIGLIGITRVASRYVVTIGAFILIFFGIFAKFGALVATLPRPVVGAMYCALFGLIAAIGVQQVARADLRSDRNLLIIGFSLFMGLSLPAYFGGVPEMGFEARRVAIAWAPWLADMINIIGSTGMAVAAIFGLILDNLLPGTPEERGIKS
- a CDS encoding CoA transferase, whose product is MKTPLEGLLVVDLTRALAGPYCTLMLGDFGARVIKIEVPTGGDDTRGWGPPFIAGESAYFLGINRNKESLTLDLKTPEGQQVLGRLIARADVLVENFRPGIMERLGFAYPAVRTLNPGLVYCSISGFGQDGPYRERTAYDLILQGMGGLMGITGEEGGPPVKVGVAVTDIAAGMFAAYGILAALRVRDRTGRGQLVDVSMLDGQVAWMTYQAGHYFATGENPKRLGSAHPSIVPYQAFRTRDGYVNVAVGSEAIWGRFVVAVGAPEMADDPRFRANPDRVAHRDVLIARLEELFAARATADWVAMLEEAGVPCGPIYLLSDLFSDPQVQHRAMVVEMDHPRAGRIRQTGVPVKLSATPGRIVSPPPVLGEHTAAILAELGYDAEAVEGMRRAGAI
- a CDS encoding helix-turn-helix transcriptional regulator gives rise to the protein MRKVPPSVSWRYWLERELVDPGFRAAFERLAPEYEIARQLIELRRRCGLTQREAATSAGMSPPELAKIERGKVLPGLEKLAQVYGAAGYDLEVRPVTRSGRPAKGVRPVRIRSGPRLVEPVVRMAAEGD